A genomic region of Christiangramia sp. OXR-203 contains the following coding sequences:
- a CDS encoding Glu/Leu/Phe/Val dehydrogenase, producing MQVDVLNANELKKAAPVFGQVSFDEHEQIVFCNDKDTGLKAIIGIHNTVLGPALGGTRMWNYTSEWEAVNDVLRLSRGMTFKSAITGLNLGGGKAVIIGDAKTDKTPALMKRFGEFVHSLGGKYITAEDVGMETSDMDTVREVTPYVTGISESQGGAGNPSPITAYGVFMGIKASAKFKYGTDDLEGKKVLVQGIGHVGETLVEYLTGDGAEVYITDINEDRLAEVSKKYGAHVFTDRDIYAADVDIYAPCALGATINDDTIDRLKVDIIAGAANNQLADEVAHGQILQNRGIVYAPDFLINAGGIINVYAELENYDKQEIMRKTENIYNTTLRILEKASKDDITTHFAALQIAKQRIADRKKQNLN from the coding sequence ATGCAAGTTGACGTTCTAAATGCAAATGAACTAAAAAAAGCTGCTCCGGTTTTTGGACAGGTGTCTTTTGACGAACACGAACAAATCGTTTTTTGCAACGACAAAGATACAGGTTTAAAGGCAATAATTGGTATCCATAATACGGTTTTAGGACCAGCTCTGGGAGGAACCAGAATGTGGAATTACACCAGTGAATGGGAGGCTGTAAACGATGTATTGCGTCTTTCTCGTGGTATGACCTTTAAGAGTGCGATCACCGGTCTAAATCTTGGTGGTGGGAAAGCTGTTATCATAGGTGATGCTAAAACAGATAAAACTCCTGCGCTCATGAAGCGTTTTGGAGAATTTGTACATTCTTTGGGTGGTAAGTATATCACTGCAGAAGATGTAGGTATGGAAACTTCAGATATGGATACTGTACGTGAAGTGACCCCTTATGTGACAGGTATCTCAGAATCTCAGGGTGGAGCAGGGAATCCTTCTCCAATTACTGCCTATGGTGTATTCATGGGGATCAAAGCTTCAGCTAAGTTCAAGTATGGAACAGATGATCTTGAAGGTAAAAAAGTACTGGTTCAGGGAATTGGTCATGTTGGAGAAACTCTGGTAGAATATCTAACCGGTGATGGGGCTGAAGTTTATATCACAGATATCAACGAGGACAGGCTTGCAGAAGTAAGTAAGAAATACGGAGCACATGTATTTACAGATAGAGATATTTATGCTGCTGATGTAGATATCTATGCACCTTGTGCACTTGGAGCGACGATTAATGATGATACCATAGACAGACTGAAAGTTGATATAATTGCAGGGGCTGCGAACAATCAACTTGCAGATGAGGTAGCTCACGGGCAGATCCTACAAAACAGAGGTATTGTTTACGCACCAGATTTCCTTATCAACGCAGGTGGAATTATTAATGTGTATGCTGAATTGGAGAATTATGACAAGCAGGAGATCATGCGCAAGACGGAGAATATCTATAATACAACTTTGAGAATTCTTGAAAAAGCTTCTAAAGACGATATTACTACGCACTTCGCAGCTTTACAAATAGCGAAGCAACGTATTGCCGACAGAAAAAAACAGAATTTAAATTAG
- the nusB gene encoding transcription antitermination factor NusB — MLTRRHIRVKVMQSLYAFNQSQNDNLATEEKFLLKSMQEMYDLFLLQLSLITEIREHAEVYLEKSQQKHLATNEEKDPNRKFIDNQIFQILNENESIQKALEDHKINHWKQDDEYVAIIWNEIRNSELYSEYMNTREGSFKDDKELIIQIFKEIIAPNEKLYDYLEDKKLTWVDDLPLVNTAALKFLQKLKESTGREKQIARLFKNDEDREFALKLFQKTYLNDEDLSEEMLGKTPNWDKDRIAEVDMVLIKMAICEFLKFSSIPVKVTINEYLEIAKEYSTPKSSIFINGVLDKLSKEYQAEGKLNKMGRGLM, encoded by the coding sequence ATGTTGACAAGAAGACATATCAGGGTTAAAGTAATGCAGTCACTGTATGCATTTAACCAAAGCCAGAATGACAACCTTGCCACTGAAGAGAAATTCCTGCTGAAGAGTATGCAGGAAATGTATGACCTTTTTCTGCTTCAGTTGAGTTTGATCACCGAGATAAGAGAACATGCTGAAGTGTACCTGGAGAAATCTCAGCAAAAACACCTTGCTACAAACGAGGAAAAAGATCCCAATAGAAAATTTATCGATAACCAGATCTTCCAGATCCTGAATGAAAACGAAAGTATTCAGAAGGCATTAGAAGACCACAAAATTAATCACTGGAAACAGGATGATGAATATGTGGCGATCATCTGGAATGAGATTAGAAACAGCGAGCTTTATTCAGAATATATGAATACTCGTGAAGGTAGTTTTAAAGATGATAAAGAGCTTATTATCCAGATCTTCAAGGAGATTATAGCTCCTAACGAGAAATTATACGATTATCTTGAGGATAAAAAGTTAACCTGGGTAGATGATCTTCCGTTGGTAAATACCGCCGCTCTTAAATTTCTTCAGAAGTTAAAAGAATCTACCGGTAGAGAAAAGCAGATCGCTCGTTTGTTCAAAAACGATGAGGATAGAGAATTCGCCTTAAAATTATTTCAGAAGACCTATCTTAATGATGAGGATCTTTCCGAAGAGATGCTGGGGAAAACTCCGAACTGGGATAAAGACAGGATTGCCGAAGTAGATATGGTTCTTATAAAGATGGCGATCTGTGAGTTTTTAAAATTTAGTAGTATCCCTGTAAAGGTTACTATCAATGAATACCTGGAGATCGCAAAGGAATATAGTACTCCAAAAAGTAGCATTTTTATTAATGGTGTGCTGGATAAACTTTCTAAGGAATACCAGGCAGAAGGCAAGCTAAATAAAATGGGCAGGGGCCTGATGTAG
- a CDS encoding DUF1573 domain-containing protein codes for MKRTILMFAAAGAMLLTGCQDNASDKVKAENVEASAERDAQATVYPEISFEETEFDFGNIAKGTNVEHVFKFTNTGKAPLVITNASSSCGCTVPTYPKNETIQPGESGEMLVKFNGSGNGQVTKTVTVSANTEAGKEQLKIKAFVEAAETETAS; via the coding sequence ATGAAAAGAACAATTTTGATGTTTGCAGCTGCAGGGGCTATGCTGTTAACCGGATGTCAAGACAACGCCTCAGATAAAGTAAAAGCAGAGAACGTAGAAGCTTCAGCTGAACGTGATGCGCAGGCGACTGTTTATCCTGAAATCTCTTTCGAAGAAACTGAATTTGATTTCGGAAATATTGCTAAGGGAACAAACGTTGAGCACGTATTTAAATTCACGAACACAGGAAAAGCTCCTTTAGTGATCACCAATGCTTCAAGTTCTTGTGGATGTACGGTACCAACCTATCCTAAGAATGAAACTATCCAACCGGGCGAATCTGGAGAGATGCTTGTAAAGTTCAACGGTTCTGGTAATGGACAGGTAACTAAGACTGTAACAGTATCTGCAAATACTGAAGCTGGAAAAGAACAATTAAAAATCAAAGCTTTTGTAGAAGCTGCGGAAACAGAAACAGCTAGCTAA
- the yajC gene encoding preprotein translocase subunit YajC: MDQLTQFAPIILMFVVVYFFMIRPQMKKAKQEKTFAAELKKGDRIITKSGMHGKIIDFSEKNNSVIIETGAGKITFDRSSISMEMSQKLNAPVVEKK; this comes from the coding sequence ATGGATCAATTAACCCAGTTTGCACCGATTATATTGATGTTTGTGGTTGTGTATTTTTTTATGATACGACCACAAATGAAAAAAGCGAAACAGGAAAAAACATTTGCCGCTGAACTTAAAAAAGGAGATCGCATCATTACCAAAAGTGGAATGCACGGTAAGATTATTGATTTCAGCGAAAAGAATAATTCGGTAATTATTGAAACAGGCGCCGGTAAGATCACTTTTGATCGTTCATCCATTTCTATGGAAATGAGTCAGAAACTGAATGCTCCGGTTGTAGAGAAGAAATAA
- a CDS encoding YdeI/OmpD-associated family protein, with protein MSKISSIKEYVLLHAEWDAQLRQLIGVMEQTGLTASIKWGAPVYSLDGKNVIGLGAFKNHIAIWFFQGIFLKKNKALLVNAQEGKTKALRQIKFGQNDSINNDAIIPYIEEAIANQKAGLELKAKLKSLEIPEELAAILNGNKLLKTAFYDLSPGKQKEYAQYIAEAKKQATRTNRIKKIEPLILQGKGLNDRYRK; from the coding sequence TTGAGTAAGATAAGTTCCATTAAAGAATATGTACTACTGCACGCCGAATGGGATGCACAACTCAGGCAACTTATAGGCGTAATGGAACAAACTGGTTTAACAGCTTCCATCAAATGGGGAGCACCGGTATATAGCCTGGATGGCAAAAATGTCATTGGTCTTGGAGCTTTTAAAAACCATATTGCCATCTGGTTTTTTCAGGGCATATTTCTCAAGAAGAACAAAGCGCTGCTGGTCAATGCTCAGGAAGGCAAGACAAAAGCCCTCAGGCAGATCAAGTTTGGGCAAAATGATAGTATAAACAATGATGCGATTATTCCTTATATAGAAGAAGCGATAGCTAACCAAAAAGCGGGTTTGGAATTAAAAGCGAAATTAAAGTCGCTTGAAATTCCTGAAGAACTTGCAGCTATATTAAATGGCAATAAGTTGCTAAAAACAGCATTTTATGATCTAAGCCCTGGGAAACAGAAAGAGTACGCTCAATATATTGCTGAGGCTAAAAAACAAGCAACTCGAACAAATAGAATTAAAAAGATCGAACCTCTAATTTTACAGGGAAAAGGACTTAATGATCGCTATAGAAAATAA
- the pepT gene encoding peptidase T, with protein MTNKQHIIDRFLSYVRIDTQSDPESTSTPSTMKQWDLANKLVDELKAIGMQDVTIDEHAYVMASLPANVPHEVPVIGFVSHFDTTPDFSGTNVNPQIIENYDGKDIVLNKEKNIILSPEYFDDLLQYKGKTIITTDGTTLLGADDKAGITEIMTAMEYLVNNPEIPHGKIRVCFTPDEEIGRGAHKFDVEKFGAEWAYTMDGSQIGELEYENFNAARAVVKVEGKSVHPGYAKDKMVNSMYIAQDFINSLPRMETPEHTEDRQGFFHLSSIKGDVEETVLEYIIRDHDLGHFQARKEMMQDLASEICSQYDRDLITIEITDQYRNMREKVEPVMHIVDLARDAMEAVDIEPIIKPIRGGTDGAQLSFMGLPCPNIFAGGHNFHGKYEYVPVESMQKAAEVIVKLAELTAKKYE; from the coding sequence ATGACCAACAAACAACATATCATAGACAGATTTTTAAGCTACGTAAGGATAGACACACAAAGTGATCCTGAAAGTACTTCGACACCCAGTACCATGAAACAATGGGACCTGGCGAATAAGCTTGTAGATGAATTGAAAGCTATTGGGATGCAGGATGTAACCATAGATGAGCATGCTTATGTTATGGCAAGTCTGCCTGCAAATGTTCCACATGAAGTTCCTGTGATCGGTTTTGTCTCACACTTTGATACAACTCCAGATTTCTCCGGTACAAATGTGAATCCGCAGATCATCGAAAATTATGATGGTAAGGACATTGTTCTTAATAAAGAGAAAAACATTATTCTTTCTCCGGAATACTTTGACGACTTATTACAATATAAAGGCAAGACGATTATCACTACAGATGGTACAACCCTACTGGGCGCAGATGATAAAGCAGGGATCACAGAGATCATGACAGCTATGGAATACCTTGTTAATAATCCTGAAATTCCGCATGGAAAAATAAGAGTCTGTTTTACACCAGATGAAGAAATTGGTCGTGGAGCACATAAATTTGATGTAGAAAAGTTTGGAGCAGAATGGGCATACACCATGGATGGTAGCCAGATTGGAGAACTCGAATACGAGAATTTCAATGCCGCTCGCGCAGTTGTAAAAGTTGAAGGGAAAAGCGTACATCCTGGTTATGCCAAAGATAAAATGGTGAATAGTATGTATATCGCTCAGGATTTCATCAATTCCTTACCAAGAATGGAAACCCCGGAGCATACTGAAGACAGGCAGGGTTTTTTCCATTTGAGTAGCATTAAGGGAGATGTGGAAGAAACTGTTCTGGAATATATTATAAGAGATCATGACCTCGGGCACTTCCAGGCGCGTAAGGAAATGATGCAGGATCTGGCCAGTGAGATCTGTTCACAATACGACCGGGATCTTATTACTATTGAAATTACTGACCAGTACCGGAACATGCGTGAAAAAGTAGAACCGGTAATGCATATCGTAGACCTCGCTCGTGATGCGATGGAAGCAGTGGATATCGAACCTATTATCAAACCAATTCGTGGCGGGACCGATGGCGCTCAACTGAGCTTTATGGGACTTCCCTGCCCTAACATCTTTGCAGGTGGTCACAATTTCCACGGAAAATATGAATATGTACCGGTAGAGAGTATGCAGAAAGCCGCAGAAGTGATCGTAAAACTTGCGGAACTTACCGCTAAGAAATACGAATAG
- a CDS encoding TonB-dependent receptor, whose translation MKNYYFLILSFFICSVLQAQERTIEGLVMDENSQPLGGVSVAIKDTNKGTITDFDGKFMLEAEFGQTLVFTFVGYDAREVLIDQEQINVTMVSGMALGEVVLVGSRNRSRTVVESTVPIDVLDVKEMATAGPQVNLNQMLNYVAPSFTSNTQTISDGTDHIDPASLRGLGPDQVLVLINGKRRHNSSLVNVNGTFGRGSVGTDLNAIPASAIKRIEVLRDGAAAQYGSDAIAGVINIVLENQTDQLNLNLTTGANFSKNANEQTGGVDGETVNVAASYGIGLGDKGGYLTFSGDFDYREDYNRMKEWEGSIFNAYNAIENRAANSGANIANLSDDQIKDFAQQVSYFTNDFQDDISNAPDRATLQSLLSLDVTENELDARGLERTDFNMRVGQSGLRGGRFFANMSLPLDEEGTELYSFAGISSRRGNSAGFYRLPNQSRTYTPIYINGFLPEINSKIKDQSFAVGVKGEISDWGVDFSNTWGQNEFQYFISNTANASLQRASPTAFDAGGFSFMQNTTNLDVSRLFEDVFMGMNVAFGAEHRFENYEIMAGEKGSYEQYTANGDVVVRSDQEPATDFFGSARPGGSQVFPGFSPKNELSRERSSIAGYFDVEIDFSEKMLVTFASRFENYSDFGSTLNFKLSSRYKLTDNINIRGAANTGFRAPSLHQLYFNSTSTIFDNAGNPQEVGTFSNDSRPAQLLGIPQLNEETSRSISLGFTAKIPDANLSLTLDGYLVAIDDRIVYTGQFQGPGTGTELDNLLAQANATAASFFANAIDTESKGLDIVLTHSAIFNDDVSLKSDLAATLSKTKQVGDINASDVLERAGLVDTYFPEDSRVYLEEAVPRTKVNLTNSLTAGDFNVFLRNVYFGEVTEASTTLANQQVFSSKVVTDLSVGYKVTDALTFTIGANNLFDIYPDRAEEAFNNRSSGRFDWSRRAQQFGIGGRFMFARMSITLD comes from the coding sequence ATGAAGAACTATTACTTTTTAATTTTATCGTTTTTTATATGTTCGGTCTTGCAGGCACAGGAGCGGACTATTGAAGGATTAGTAATGGACGAAAATTCCCAGCCGCTCGGCGGAGTTTCTGTTGCTATTAAGGATACCAACAAGGGGACTATTACAGATTTTGATGGAAAATTCATGTTGGAGGCTGAATTTGGTCAAACCTTAGTTTTCACCTTCGTAGGGTATGATGCTCGCGAAGTATTAATTGATCAGGAGCAAATTAATGTCACCATGGTGTCCGGTATGGCGCTAGGAGAGGTAGTTCTTGTAGGTTCGAGAAACCGAAGCCGTACTGTTGTTGAAAGTACAGTTCCTATAGATGTACTCGATGTAAAAGAGATGGCTACCGCAGGACCACAGGTTAATCTTAATCAAATGCTTAATTACGTAGCGCCATCCTTTACTTCTAATACTCAAACTATTTCTGATGGAACAGACCATATAGATCCGGCTTCTCTTCGAGGTCTTGGTCCAGATCAGGTGCTTGTATTAATTAATGGAAAGCGTAGACATAACTCTTCCCTGGTAAACGTAAATGGTACTTTTGGTAGAGGTAGTGTGGGAACCGATCTTAATGCGATTCCGGCTTCAGCCATCAAAAGAATTGAAGTTCTACGGGACGGGGCAGCAGCTCAGTATGGGTCTGATGCCATTGCAGGGGTGATTAATATAGTTCTTGAAAATCAAACAGATCAACTAAATTTGAACCTTACCACCGGTGCCAATTTTTCTAAGAATGCCAATGAGCAAACTGGTGGGGTAGATGGTGAGACCGTAAACGTAGCAGCAAGTTATGGAATAGGTTTAGGAGATAAAGGTGGTTATCTCACATTCTCTGGTGATTTCGATTACCGGGAAGATTATAACCGGATGAAAGAATGGGAAGGGTCTATTTTTAATGCATATAATGCAATTGAAAACCGTGCCGCTAACTCAGGAGCCAACATTGCCAATCTTTCTGATGATCAAATAAAGGATTTTGCTCAGCAGGTTTCTTACTTTACCAACGATTTTCAGGATGATATTAGTAATGCTCCAGATAGAGCTACACTACAGTCACTTCTTAGCCTTGATGTCACAGAAAATGAACTGGATGCACGTGGTTTGGAGAGAACAGACTTTAATATGAGAGTTGGTCAATCTGGTCTAAGAGGAGGTAGATTTTTCGCAAATATGTCTTTGCCACTAGATGAAGAGGGAACTGAACTATATTCGTTTGCAGGTATAAGTTCCCGTAGAGGAAATTCTGCTGGTTTCTATAGGCTGCCAAACCAGAGTCGTACATACACTCCAATATATATCAATGGTTTCCTTCCCGAAATCAATTCCAAGATCAAGGATCAGTCTTTTGCAGTAGGAGTTAAAGGAGAAATTAGTGATTGGGGAGTTGACTTTAGTAATACCTGGGGACAGAATGAATTCCAGTATTTTATTTCAAATACTGCCAACGCATCTTTACAGAGAGCAAGTCCAACAGCATTTGATGCCGGTGGATTCTCCTTTATGCAAAACACTACTAATTTAGATGTAAGCAGATTATTTGAAGATGTTTTTATGGGAATGAACGTTGCATTTGGAGCAGAACATCGATTTGAAAATTATGAGATTATGGCAGGTGAAAAAGGGTCATATGAACAGTACACCGCTAATGGTGATGTAGTAGTGAGATCAGATCAGGAGCCGGCTACCGACTTTTTTGGAAGTGCAAGACCAGGTGGTTCGCAGGTGTTCCCTGGATTTAGTCCAAAGAATGAGCTTTCCAGAGAGCGAAGCAGTATCGCAGGATATTTCGATGTTGAAATAGATTTCAGTGAAAAAATGCTGGTTACCTTCGCATCGAGATTTGAGAATTACTCCGACTTTGGTTCTACTCTCAACTTTAAATTATCTTCCCGATATAAGCTCACCGATAATATCAATATTAGAGGTGCTGCGAATACAGGATTCAGAGCTCCATCTTTGCACCAGCTTTATTTTAATTCTACATCAACAATTTTTGATAATGCCGGGAATCCACAGGAAGTTGGTACTTTTTCAAACGATAGCCGTCCAGCACAATTACTGGGGATTCCTCAGCTAAATGAAGAAACTTCCAGAAGTATAAGTTTAGGTTTCACAGCTAAAATTCCTGATGCGAACCTTTCACTTACTTTAGATGGCTATTTGGTAGCGATAGACGATCGTATTGTTTATACCGGGCAATTTCAAGGCCCTGGAACAGGAACTGAACTTGACAACCTTCTGGCTCAGGCAAATGCTACTGCAGCTTCTTTCTTTGCAAATGCAATTGATACAGAATCTAAAGGTTTGGATATTGTATTAACGCACAGTGCGATCTTCAATGATGATGTAAGTCTTAAATCTGATCTTGCAGCAACTTTGTCCAAGACCAAACAAGTTGGAGATATAAATGCTTCTGATGTTCTAGAAAGAGCTGGTTTAGTAGATACTTATTTTCCGGAAGATAGCCGTGTGTATCTTGAAGAAGCAGTGCCAAGAACTAAAGTGAATCTAACTAACAGTTTGACAGCCGGGGACTTTAATGTATTTCTAAGAAACGTTTATTTTGGTGAAGTGACAGAAGCTTCAACAACATTGGCAAATCAGCAGGTTTTTAGTTCAAAAGTGGTGACAGACCTTTCTGTTGGATATAAGGTCACAGATGCTCTTACCTTTACAATTGGAGCAAACAACCTGTTCGATATTTATCCTGATAGAGCAGAAGAGGCATTCAACAACCGTAGTTCAGGAAGATTTGACTGGTCTCGTAGAGCTCAGCAATTTGGAATTGGAGGACGATTTATGTTTGCGAGAATGAGTATAACTCTTGATTAA
- a CDS encoding quinone-dependent dihydroorotate dehydrogenase: protein MYKSLIRPALFKYDPEQIHYFTFNFLRKFCRIPGALSFLRSRFNISDKRLEREVFGLKFKNPVGLAAGFDKDAKLYKELSALGFGFVEVGTVTPKPQPGNEKTRLFRLPEDSAIINRMGFNNEGVEQMVARLKENTNVLIGGNIGKNKLTPNDKAVDDYVYSFNALFNYVDYFVVNVSSPNTPNLRELQDKEPLKLLLNTLQKKNELKDTSKPILLKIAPDLTDEQLLDIIEIVQETGIAGVIATNTTISREGLQSENKSEMGGLSGKPLTKRATEVIRFLSEKSGRSFPIIGVGGIHSAEDALEKLEAGASLVQLYTGFIYEGPQLIKDINKKILEKGL, encoded by the coding sequence ATGTATAAGTCACTCATAAGACCAGCGCTTTTCAAGTACGATCCTGAGCAGATTCATTATTTCACTTTTAATTTTCTTCGGAAATTTTGCAGGATCCCTGGAGCATTATCCTTCCTAAGATCAAGATTTAATATTTCTGATAAACGTTTGGAACGGGAAGTCTTCGGACTGAAGTTTAAGAATCCTGTAGGTCTGGCCGCAGGTTTTGATAAAGATGCAAAACTTTACAAAGAACTTTCAGCTTTAGGTTTTGGTTTCGTGGAAGTAGGAACTGTAACACCAAAGCCTCAGCCAGGAAATGAGAAAACCAGGTTATTCAGGTTGCCCGAAGATTCAGCCATTATAAACCGTATGGGTTTCAATAATGAAGGGGTGGAGCAGATGGTCGCCAGATTAAAGGAAAATACGAACGTTCTTATTGGTGGTAATATTGGAAAGAACAAGCTTACTCCAAATGATAAAGCGGTAGATGATTATGTTTATTCTTTTAATGCACTCTTTAATTATGTAGATTATTTTGTGGTGAATGTAAGCTCGCCAAATACTCCGAATCTAAGGGAACTTCAGGATAAAGAACCACTAAAATTACTGCTGAACACTCTTCAGAAGAAAAATGAACTTAAAGATACTTCGAAGCCTATCTTATTGAAAATCGCACCGGATCTTACAGACGAGCAACTTTTGGATATTATTGAGATCGTTCAGGAAACCGGAATCGCCGGGGTGATTGCTACTAATACCACAATTTCACGTGAAGGACTGCAGTCTGAGAACAAAAGCGAAATGGGCGGACTTAGTGGAAAACCTCTCACTAAAAGGGCTACAGAAGTGATACGTTTTCTTTCTGAAAAAAGCGGTCGTTCCTTTCCTATTATTGGTGTTGGAGGAATACATTCTGCAGAAGATGCTCTGGAAAAACTCGAAGCCGGAGCAAGCCTGGTTCAGCTATACACAGGTTTTATTTATGAAGGTCCTCAGCTAATAAAAGATATTAATAAGAAGATTCTGGAGAAAGGATTATAG
- a CDS encoding LysE family translocator, translating into MLEQLIPFLTASILLTFSPGPDIIYVLVRSIAYGAKQGIATAFGLVSGIIIHTSLVAFGVSAIIRQSNTTFLIIKILGALYLLYLAYQVYRSNPEIAFSSEGIKHKSLWSLFRQGFIMNVLNPKVGIFFLAFFPGFLWEPDGDTVWQFYVLGFVFMLQALVIFCLVAFAANRISGWVRSHPSSGIFLKWLQVVIFILIAILILI; encoded by the coding sequence ATGCTCGAACAACTAATTCCATTTCTTACAGCTTCCATACTACTTACATTTTCACCGGGACCAGATATCATCTATGTGCTGGTAAGATCGATCGCATATGGAGCAAAACAGGGAATAGCTACGGCGTTCGGACTTGTTTCTGGAATAATTATTCATACCAGCCTCGTTGCTTTTGGAGTTTCAGCGATCATTCGGCAATCTAATACTACTTTCCTCATCATAAAAATACTCGGAGCTTTGTATTTGTTATACCTCGCTTACCAGGTATACAGATCTAATCCTGAAATTGCCTTTTCTTCGGAAGGAATTAAACATAAAAGTCTGTGGTCATTATTCCGACAGGGATTCATCATGAACGTCCTAAATCCAAAAGTTGGAATTTTTTTCCTCGCATTCTTTCCTGGATTTCTGTGGGAACCTGATGGCGATACCGTTTGGCAATTTTATGTTCTTGGTTTTGTTTTCATGTTACAGGCACTGGTCATTTTCTGTCTGGTGGCTTTTGCCGCAAACAGGATTTCCGGCTGGGTAAGATCTCATCCTTCTTCTGGTATATTTCTGAAATGGTTACAGGTGGTCATATTTATTCTTATAGCGATTCTAATTCTTATCTAA